In Ammospiza nelsoni isolate bAmmNel1 chromosome 30, bAmmNel1.pri, whole genome shotgun sequence, a single window of DNA contains:
- the PRNP gene encoding major prion protein homolog produces the protein MARLLGTSCLLLLLLLGLCADVASAKKGKGKPGWGGGSRQPSYPRQPSYPQNPGYPHNPGYPHNPGYPHNPGYPHNPGYPGWGQGYNPSSGGTYHQKPWKAPKPKTNFKHVAGAAAAGAVVGGLGGYAMGRVMSGMHYRFDSPDEYRWWNENAARYPNQVYYRDYRDQRGPVPQDVFVADCFNITVTEHNIGPAARKGNASDALNQTEAELETRVVTKVIREMCIQQYQEYRLASGAWRRLADSPLATLLLLVLVVLH, from the coding sequence ATGGCCCGGCTCCTCGgcacctcctgcctgctgctgctgctgctcctggggctctgcGCCGACGTCGCCTCCGCCAAGAAGGGCAAAGGCAAACCCGGCTGGGGCGGGGGCAGCCGCCAGCCCAGCTACCCCCGCCAGCCCAGCTACCCCCAAAACCCGGGCTACCCCCACAACCCGGGCTACCCCCACAACCCCGGCTACCCCCACAACCCGGGCTACCCCCACAACCCCGGCTACCCGGGCTGGGGCCAAGGCTACAACCCGTCCAGCGGAGGGACTTACCACCAGAAGCCCTGGAAGGCGCCCAAGCCCAAGACCAACTTCAAGCACGtggcgggcgcggcggcggcgggcgccgTGGTGGGGGGCCTGGGGGGCTACGCCATGGGCAGGGTGATGTCGGGCATGCACTACCGCTTCGACAGCCCCGACGAGTACCGCTGGTGGAACGAGAACGCCGCGCGCTACCCCAACCAGGTCTACTACCGCGACTACCGCGACCAGCGCGGCCCCGTGCCGCAGGACGTCTTCGTGGCCGACTGCTTCAACATCACCGTCACCGAGCACAACATCGGCCCCGCCGCCAGGAAGGGCAACGCCTCGGACGCCCTCAACCAGACGGAGGCGGAGCTGGAGACGCGCGTGGTGACCAAGGTGATCCGCGAGATGTGCATCCAGCAGTACCAGGAGTACCGGCTGGCCTCGGGCGCGTGGCGGCGCCTGGCCGACTCCCCGCtggccaccctgctgctcctcgtCCTCGTCGTCCTGCACTAG